The Acaryochloris sp. CCMEE 5410 genome includes the window AAAATGGAGGCAGAGGCATCAGCAGACCACAGGGAGGCAATGGTATTTTTTGCCCCAGACTGCGCGGAGAGTCCCGCCAATCCTAGGAACGATCTTGGATCACCTTTGGCACTCTGACAGGCACTCAAGAATAGCAGCTCCAGTCCCCCACCATTCCCTGCTTCTAGAACACCCGAAATGTCTTGCACATTTAAGGGCCGATCCCAGGCCAGCAGGAAGGTTTGATTAGGATCAGAGCTAAACTGACCGTGCGTGGAGAGGTGAAGTATTCTCGATGATGGCCCTTCGACATTACTAAGAAGTTTTTGATGGGTGAAATCTTCGTCGAGGAGTAGCCGAACATCGGAGAATTTGCCCTTTACCGCATTTACTTCTTCTGCGACCTCTGGCAAAGGCTCTAGTGATGTTTCTTCTAGGCTAGGGCTGCTTTTCGAGACTCCGCCAATGACGGCACCTAATTGTTTCTGTTGAATTTGTGTCCGGGAAACGTAACCATTGGATAGAGTAACGGGGTTGCGTTCAATGAGATAGCGATCGCCATCATGGAGCATTCCCATCGGAATGCTTTGTAATGGGCCATTTAGGTGGAAGAGAATTGTTGTGTCTTCTGGTATTAATCCCTGATCTATCGCTGGCCCCAAAACAAGTTGGTACAAGGCTTGCGCCTGGGGTAAATATTGGTCTGAAGTGAAGGTGTAAAAGTTGGCATCCTGAATGCGATCCGTTAGTTCAAACACCTGTTGCTTGAGCTGGGCGTGGTCCACACTGTAGTGAACATCACCCACAATGACTGTGGTTTGATTTCCCAAATCTAGGATTTGAACGACGACCTTATCAACGGGGGTTTGATCTGCAAGCGGTACTAAATTCGTTTCTCCACATTTGAGAAAGTTCTCCAATTCAGCCAGTCTTAAGCTTTGATTCGTTTGGGACACCAGTTTTAAATTTGGGTTATCTTCCTGAAGCAAAAGCCCCATGTAGCGCTGGTAGACGGGTTCGACTTCTTCTTTGAAGCTGAATTGTAGATCGGATGAGATGGGCAATAGATTCCAGCGCACATGCTCAAGGGCCGTAATCGCAATCTTATAGGATGTAATCGCCTGCTGCATTTGCCCCTGCTCCTGGTACATGTTTGCCAGAGTACTACGCCATTGGTAGAGCGCATCCCAAGCTTGTATGGACTGGGCGAACTGGGCGGCCAACCCAAAGGAACGCATGGAGAGGTCGCTTTGACCACTCTGCTGATAGAGCCGCCCTAGTTGGCCGTAGACAAAGGATAAGGCCCGATAGTTGTCGAGTTGCGTAGCCTCTTTCTGAGCAGCCTGAGCCTGTTCAAAGGCCACGACCAGGGAATGTTTGCCCGCAAGTTTCCCCGACTGTTTCGCCAGGAATTTTGACAGCTTCAAATGGGCATAGATACGGGCAACAGGGGATAATTCGTTCAGGTCCGACTGGAGAAGCGCTTGCAAGCCTTCCGCTCGTTTGGGTTGAAGTGAATCCCGCAATTCTGCAATCTCAAAGATTCCCCGGCCATCTTCTTGAACCCATTGGTCAAGGTCTTCGTACAGACTGAGCCAGCCGAGTTGCGCTTGGCTAGAGGTTAAGGCTTCATAATCAGCAAAGGCTTGTAGGGCTGTTTTCTCTGCTGCCTTGACACTGTTGGCCTGTACGCGGCCCTCACCGGAGAGTTGAAACTTCTGAATCAATGCCCTCACCTGAAAGGTCCGGGTATTGGCGAGGGTGTGTTGACTGGCTAAACGTTGGGCCTGATTCCCTTGTTGTTCTGCTTGTGCGATCGCAAGGGTGAGTACTTTCTCTGATTGCTGTAAATGGCCCAGCTCTTGCAGGATCTTGCCCAGGTTTTGCAATGCAATGAGATCCGTGTCATCGAAGCTCCGATCAGATAGAGGAGCTACATGGGCGTCTGACTGACAGTAGCCTTCAACATTCAGTGCCTGACTCACTACCCGACAAGCATTGAGGTACTGACCGAGCTGCTGATAGGCCAGCGCCTTGTTGATTTGTGATCCTTTGATGCCATCCGTGTTGTCAATCTGCTGATAAAACGATTGTGCTTTTTCAAAGGAAGTATGGGCTGCACTGGGATTCCCCCTATCAAGCTGTTGATTGCCTTGGACGGTGAGAGCATCGGCTTTTTCCAAGGGTGTGAGATCCGCTGCTTTGGCACTAGGGATGAGTAGTAGGGATAGGAGTAGGATTTTGGCAAAGTGCTTCATTGTTAAAGCCTCCCAGTGATGGATAAGTATAGCCCCTCTTCTTGGGGGGATGGTCGGCGATCTGGTCGATTCAGTAAGGGGATGCCGAAATCAATCCGGGCACTGATGCGATCCGATAAGTCATAGCGCAGCCCCAACCCCACTGAGGCTAAAGTTTGACTGGGGTTTGGTAAGAACCGCTGTCCTTGATTGAAGCCATGTCCCACGTCAAAGAAGGGAACAATCTGAAGTGTGCCTGCTGAGCCTGAAAACAGGGGAACTCTTAGCTCCGAGGAAAGGAACAGGCCGCTGTCGCGGGTAAGGCCATCCTGCCGATAGCCGCGCACGGTGGAGACTCCCCCCAGGCTAAACTGCTCAGAGGGAATCACGGGTCCATCCGCGAGCTGTACGCCACCGCGATTCACCCAAGTGAACTTAGAAAACTGGTGTGCCTGGAGAACCTGACCTCTCCAGGCAAAAAACGTGCCATCTCCGAAGAGATCGGCGTTACTGGCGCTGATGGGTAGACCAATATTAAATTGAGATCTTAGAGCAATTAAGCCATTGCGGTCTCGATTGCTCCACTCTTGGGTAAGACGGAGGACGGTGGAATTAGTCCGACCCTCATTATCTGCACCTTCCGTTAGCGGGAAGGGAATATCAAACAATAACTCATCACTTTCTAGTCGGGAGAGGGAGACACCAAGGGCCAATTCTTGGATTTGGCTACCACTAATTTTTCTGAAGATAGGCTGTCTAAAGGAAGCTTCTAGTTGAAAAGCATTGATATTGAGGTCGATA containing:
- a CDS encoding CHAT domain-containing protein — encoded protein: MKHFAKILLLSLLLIPSAKAADLTPLEKADALTVQGNQQLDRGNPSAAHTSFEKAQSFYQQIDNTDGIKGSQINKALAYQQLGQYLNACRVVSQALNVEGYCQSDAHVAPLSDRSFDDTDLIALQNLGKILQELGHLQQSEKVLTLAIAQAEQQGNQAQRLASQHTLANTRTFQVRALIQKFQLSGEGRVQANSVKAAEKTALQAFADYEALTSSQAQLGWLSLYEDLDQWVQEDGRGIFEIAELRDSLQPKRAEGLQALLQSDLNELSPVARIYAHLKLSKFLAKQSGKLAGKHSLVVAFEQAQAAQKEATQLDNYRALSFVYGQLGRLYQQSGQSDLSMRSFGLAAQFAQSIQAWDALYQWRSTLANMYQEQGQMQQAITSYKIAITALEHVRWNLLPISSDLQFSFKEEVEPVYQRYMGLLLQEDNPNLKLVSQTNQSLRLAELENFLKCGETNLVPLADQTPVDKVVVQILDLGNQTTVIVGDVHYSVDHAQLKQQVFELTDRIQDANFYTFTSDQYLPQAQALYQLVLGPAIDQGLIPEDTTILFHLNGPLQSIPMGMLHDGDRYLIERNPVTLSNGYVSRTQIQQKQLGAVIGGVSKSSPSLEETSLEPLPEVAEEVNAVKGKFSDVRLLLDEDFTHQKLLSNVEGPSSRILHLSTHGQFSSDPNQTFLLAWDRPLNVQDISGVLEAGNGGGLELLFLSACQSAKGDPRSFLGLAGLSAQSGAKNTIASLWSADASASILLSKEFYSQRNQNPAAEALRQAQLNLLDSPDSPYAHPYFWANYVLVQL